From a region of the Lactuca sativa cultivar Salinas chromosome 4, Lsat_Salinas_v11, whole genome shotgun sequence genome:
- the LOC111907936 gene encoding ABC transporter G family member 35 isoform X2, with product MDEEWNPSFRRNVARSIGRSFSSAAGSWRMEDAFSGVGGGSHDGRSSRHSIEDEEALRWAALEKLPTYSRLRTTIFKSYIPADQQEMHSDQMLMDVRELDPVTRQNFIDKVFMLPEEDNERFLRKFRDRVHKVGISLPTVEVRFQKLSIEADCHVGNRALPTLPNSARNIVEAFLAAIGINLSKKAKLRILKDVSGVIKPSRMALVLGPPSSGKTTLLLALAGRLDKNLKVDGEITYNGHKLNEFEPRRTAAYISQNDIHAGEMTVKETLDFSARCQGVGSRLELLTELARREKEAGITPEAEVDLYMKATAIEADESSLITYYTLRILGLDICRDTLVGDQMRRGISGGQKKRVTTGEMLVGPAKTLFMDEISTGLDSSTTFQIVKCLQQIVHLTDSTIFMSLLQPAPETFDLFDDIILLSEGQIVYQGPRENVLEFFESCGFICPERKGIADFLQEVTSKKDQQQYWADKRKPYRYIPVSEFNEKFKCFHVGEKLKSELSIPYDKNESHKAALVFQKYLVPKMELLKASWDKELLLMKRNAFIYIFKSIQIVFVAFIATTLYLRTTMHHRNEQDGVIYVGALLNSLLINMFNGFADLSLIIMRLPVIYKQRDLMFHPSWAFTLPAFLLRIPISIVESIMWCGILYFGVDLAPDAGRFFKHLLLVFLIQNVAAGLFRLIAGVCKTMNISNTGGAVVLLLIFLLGGFILPKTRIPNWWEWAYWISPLSYGFKAFAINEFRDPRWTSKRSSDNSTNMGYAVLNNLDIPTKESHYWIGAAALLGFVLLFNILFTIALMYLEAPGKPQAIISKEEAAAMEGSQHTNLEPISHPRGTSDTKKGMVLQFTPYAMSFDNINYFVDMPHEMREDGVTEKRLQLLSDVTGAFRPGVLTALMGVSGAGKTTLMDVLAGRKTGGYIEGDIRISGFPKKQETFARISGYCEQTDIHSPTITVQESLIYSAFLRLPKQISKEDKTIFVREVMELVELDNIKDAIVGLPGVSGLSTEQRKRLTIGVELVANPSIIFMDEPTSGLDARAAAIVMRAVRNTVDTGRTVVCTIHQPSIDIFESFDELMLLKRGGKVIYAGSLGRHSQNVIDHFEEVDGVQKIPDKYNPATWMLEVSSGVAEIRLGIDFADHYSASPLQQ from the exons ATGGATGAAGAGTGGAACCCAAGTTTTCGCCGGAATGTGGCGAGAAGCATAGGTAGGAGTTTTAGCAGTGCTGCCGGGAGTTGGCGGATGGAAGATGCATTTTCCGGCGTTGGAGGTGGTAGTCACGACGGACGGAGCAGTCGTCACTCCATAGAAGACGAAGAGGCCTTGCGATGGGCTGCTTTGGAGAAGCTTCCCACTTACAGTCGACTACGAACCACCATCTTCAAGTCTTACATTCCGGCGGATCAACAGGAAATGCATTCTGATCAGATGTTGATGGATGTACGAGAGCTCGATCCAGTTACTCGACAGAATTTCATCGACAAGGTTTTTATGCTCCCTGAAGAAGATAATGAAAGGTTCTTGAGGAAGTTCAGAGATCGCGTTCACAA GGTTGGAATCTCCCTTCCAACAGTAGAAGTTCGGTTTCAAAAATTGTCAATAGAAGCTGATTGCCACGTCGGAAATAGAGCACTTCCAACACTGCCGAATTCTGCTAGAAATATTGTGGAAGCTTTTCTAGCTGCTATCGGTATCAATTTATCCAAGAAAGCTAAACTACGTATTCTTAAAGATGTGTCCGGAGTTATAAAACCATCAAG GATGGCACTTGTGTTGGGTCCACCATCATCGGGTAAGACAACGCTTTTGTTAGCTCTAGCAGGAAGACTCGATAAAAACCTAAAAGTTGATGGAGAGATAACATACAATGGACATAAGCTCAATGAATTTGAACCACGAAGAACAGCAGCTTACATTAGCCAAAACGATATTCATGCTGGAGAAATGACTGTGAAAGAAACATTAGATTTCTCAGCAAGATGCCAAGGAGTTGGATCTCGTTTAG AACTGCTAACGGAGCTCGCAAGAAGAGAAAAGGAAGCAGGTATCACCCCAGAAGCTGAAGTAGATCTTTACATGAAGGCAACTGCCATTGAAGCAGATGAGAGTAGTTTGATTACTTACTACACTCTAAGA ATATTGGGCCTAGATATATGCCGTGACACATTAGTTGGAGATCAAATGAGACGGGGTATCTCCGGAGGACAAAAGAAGCGTGTAACCACAG GTGAGATGCTTGTGGGACCCGCAAAAACTTTGTTTATGGACGAGATATCAACAGGTCTAGACAGTTCCACTACATTTCAGATAGTCAAGTGCTTGCAACAAATTGTACACCTCACCGACTCAACAATCTTCATGTCCCTACTACAACCTGCCCCCGAGACATTCGATCTATTCGATGACATCATCCTACTATCCGAGGGCCAGATCGTGTATCAGGGCCCACGGGAAAATGTTCTCGAGTTCTTTGAGAGTTGTGGATTCATATGTCCAGAGAGAAAGGGCATTGCTGACTTCTTGCAAGAG GTTACATCTAAGAAAGACCAACAACAATATTGGGCAGATAAAAGAAAACCATACAGATATATACCAGTTAGTGAATTTAATGAAAAATTCAAGTGTTTCCATGTGGGGGAGAAGCTGAAAAGTGAGTTGTCAATTCCATACGACAAAAACGAAAGCCATAAAGCTGCTTTAGTCTTCCAAAAATACTTAGTCCCCAAAATGGAGCTCCTTAAAGCCTCATGGGATAAAGAGTTGCTACTAATGAAGAGAAACGctttcatttacattttcaagtCTATACAAATCGTGTTTGTAGCATTTATTGCCACAACTTTGTATCTTAGGACCACAATGCACCACAGAAACGAACAAGATGGTGTGATTTACGTAGGGGCACTTTTGAATAGTCTGCTCATCAACATGTTTAATGGGTTTGCTGATCTGTCACTAATCATCATGAGACTTCCAGTAATTTACAAGCAAAGGGACCTCATGTTCCACCCTTCATGGGCTTTCACTCTTCCAGCTTTCTTGCTACGTATTCCTATATCTATAGTGGAGAGTATTATGTGGTGTGGGATTTTATACTTTGGTGTTGATCTCGCCCCTGATGCTGGCAG GTTCTTCAAGCATCTTCTGTTGGTTTTCTTGATCCAGAATGTGGCAGCGGGGCTGTTTAGGCTAATTGCTGGGGTTTGTAAGACAATGAATATTTCTAACACAGGAGGAGCTGTTGTACTTTTACTTATATTTCTGTTGGGTGGTTTTATACTTCCTAAAACCCGGATTCCAAATTGGTGGGAGTGGGCATACTGGATTTCACCTCTGTCTTATGGCTTCAAAGCCTTTGCTATAAACGAGTTTCGTGATCCTCGGTGGACAAGCAAAAGG AGCTCAGACAATTCAACCAACATGGGGTACGCCGTGCTAAATAACCTTGACATCCCAACTAAAGAAAGCCATTACTGGATTGGTGCTGCTGCTCTTCTTGGTTTTGTGCTTCTGTTCAATATTCTTTTTACCATTGCTCTCATGTATTTAGAAG CCCCTGGAAAGCCACAAGCAATTATCTCCAAGGAAGAAGCTGCAGCCATGGAAGGTAGTCAGCATACCAACCTAGAACCAATATCACATCCTAGAGGCACTTCTGATACTAAGAAGGGCATGGTTCTTCAGTTTACTCCATACGCCATGTCATTTGACAATATCAACTATTTTGTTGATATGCCTCAT GAAATGAGAGAAGATGGGGTGACAGAAAAGAGATTGCAATTACTTTCTGATGTAACTGGTGCATTTAGGCCTGGAGTTTTAACTGCATTGATGGGAGTAAGTGGAGCTGGAAAAACTACATTGATGGACGTTTTAGCAGGAAGAAAAACAGGTGGTTATATCGAAGGAGACATAAGAATATCAGGATTCCCTAAAAAACAAGAAACATTTGCAAGAATCTCTGGATATTGTGAGCAAACGGATATCCATTCTCCCACAATCACTGTTCAAGAATCTTTAATCTACTCTGCTTTCCTCCGTCTCCCAAAACAAATCAGCAAAGAAGACAAAACG ATTTTTGTGCGTGAAGTGATGGAGCTAGTTGAACTAGACAATATCAAGGATGCAATAGTGGGACTTCCAGGAGTTAGTGGTTTGTCAACAGAACAGAGAAAGAGGTTAACAATCGGAGTGGAGCTTGTTGCAAATCCTTCAATTATTTTCATGGATGAACCAACTTCTGGACTTGATGCAAGAGCAGCTGCCATTGTTATGAGAGCTGTAAGAAACACAGTGGACACAGGAAGAACAGTTGTTTGCACCATTCATCAGCCTAGTATTGATATCTTTGAATCCTTTGATGAGTTGATGCTACTGAAAAGAGGAGGAAAAGTTATCTATGCGGGATCACTAGGAAGGCATTCTCAAAACGTCATTGACCACTTTGAG GAAGTTGATGGGGTTCAAAAGATCCCTGACAAATACAATCCAGCAACATGGATGTTGGAAGTCAGCTCTGGTGTTGCAGAAATACGACTGGGCATTGACTTTGCTGACCACTACAGTGCATCGCCTTTACAACAGTAA